CCGTGCGGCCGTCGAGGACGACTCGCTCTCGCCGACGGCGGCGAAGCGCATCATCCGCCGGATGGACCAGCACGGGATGCACCTGACGGGGGAGCTGCGGGAGCGTGCGGTGGGGGAAGTGACGGGGTAGGACAGCCGCGAACTGTGGCAGGGTGATGGGCTGAGTTCGTCCGAACGATAGCACCGAAAGCGTGGGTTTAACAGTCCGGACCCCGACCCTCGGAGTATGCAGGGTAACCTTCCGCCGGAAGCACAGGAGAAGCTCGAAGAACTGCAGGACCTTCAGGAGACCGCACAGCAGGTCGCGACACAGAAGCAGCAGGCCGAGTCGCAGCTGAAGGAGTCCGAGACGGCGCTCGACGAGCTCGACGACATCGACGAGGACACGACGATGTACCGCGAGGTCGGCGAGCTGCTCGTCAAGACGGAGTTCGACGAGGCCCGCGACGACTTAGAAGAGAAGGTCAGCAACCTCGAGGTCCGCGTCGAGACCCTCGAGAAGCAGGAGCAGCGCGTCCAGGAGCAGTTCGAGGACCTGCAGGGCGAGCTCCAGCAGATGCTCGGTGGCGGCCCCGCTGGCGGCCCCGGCGCAGGCGCGTAAGGCGATGCCGACAGACGACGAGGTCGTCGAGGCGGCCGCCGAAGCCGCCGAATCCGTCGTCTTCTCCCGATACGGAAAGAGCGAGGTCGACGACCTCGACGTGACGGTCACGTTCGAGGACGCCGTCCTCGACGTCGCCGTCTACGTCAACGCTCCGGAGAGTCGACTCGACGAGCAACAAGTCGCGGACGACGCGGCGCTGGCGGCCCGGTCGGCGGTCGACGACCTCTTCGCCGAGGAATAGCGACTCCGTCGCACCCACGCGGCACTGTGCGACGGTGCGTTTTCACTCAGTCGTGATACATCAGCCAGCCGCAGTGCTCGCTGTGTGACTGTGTGTCGCTCGTCGGACTCCCTGCCGGCGGCTACGGTTCGCCCGTCCGGTCGCTCGCGAACCCGGTCCGGAAGGCGATCCATCCCAGGACCGAGACGAACAGAATCGGCGGGAGAATCATGAAGCCCCACAGCGGGTCGAGCCCCCAGCCGAGCAACAGCACCAGGTCGAAGAGCCCGATGAGGAGGAACGGGGTGACGTACTTCGCGGCCTGCCACCGGCTCATGCCGTCGCCGCCGAGGAGCGACGTCGACTCCTCGTCGCCCGCGAGGAGGTCCTCGGTCGTCCGGTCGGCCGCGACCGAGTCCTCGGGGCGGACGCTTGACTCGGCGGTATCGTCCATACGTACCCTCAGGAACGGACGGCAAAAAGCACCGCGCTTGCGCGTGCGTCAGCGGGACCAGTCGCTTCCGTGGAGGGCAGTGTTACTGCTCGCTGTCGTCGGTGTCGCTCTCGGTGTTCTGGGTGTCTTCAGCGTCCTGCGTGTCTTCAGCGTCCTGCGTGTCTTCAGCGTCCTGCGTGTCTTCAGCGTCCTGCGTGTCTTCAGCGTCCTGCGTGTCTTCAGCGTCCTCGTCGGACTCGTCGCCCGGCGTCAGGTCGCTGATCTGCTGGCCCAGGTCGCCCTCGAGCGTGCCGGCGATGTGCTGGCCGATGGTCTCGTGAATCTCGCCGACGAAGTCGGGCACCTGTTCGGGCATCGAGGTTGGCGGGCCGCGTTCACCGGCCGCGTCGGCAGCACCTACGTCGGCGGGCGGACCGCGCCGGTCGGCGTCGGCCTCTGTCGCGGCGTCGTCATCGTCCTCAGCCTCGGACGCGTCGTCGGTCTCGGCAGCGTCAGCTGCCGTCTCGTTCACGTCGTCCGCCTGCGCGGCCGTCGCGTCGTCGCTCGCGGCTGCGTTGTCGGAAGCCTGTGCGCCTGCGGCCGCAGGCAGCGCCGCCGCCGAGCCCGTGACGAGGAGCACGGCGAGCAGCGCGCCAGTGAGTTTCGTGAGTTGCATCGTGCGTTGACTCCACTCGACCCTGTGGACTGGTGGGATATGAAGGGGGAAAGCACGAAACGCGAATCAACTCGAATTTGGCCGAATTAGCCACTCTAAACGCAGATTTAATCCGGGTTAACTGGGGTTGACCGGGCGGCTATCGCTCGGTATCGGCCAACGTCTGCTGGCTCCCGGTCGCTCGCGTTCGCGCGCGCTCTCGGGTGCGACCGACGAGGTAGCCGTCGGCCTCGTCGTCGGCCCAGGGCGGGGCGTCCTGCAGCCAGACCGGTGCCGTCGGTCCGCGACACGCTCGCGCCCACTCCCGGGCCAGTGCCTTCGTCTCGAAGACCCGTCGCGGACCGTGGCGGTTCACCCACCGGCCCGCGGGTGCGCTGACCTTCCGCGCCGAGGGCTTCACCCGGACCAGATACCCGTCGTCGCTCACAGTCGGGCATTGGCGGCCGGCGACTAAACATCCCGCGGGGTAGATTTTCATACCCGCGCGCCCAACGTATCGCTCATGGAACACGAGGCCACGGTCCAGGGAGTCGGCGTCGGCGTCAGCGACGAGGGGACCGGAACGCCGGTTGTGCTTCTGCGCGCACGGGGAGAGATTATCCCCATCTTCGTCAGCACGGACCAGGCCCAGTCGATGCAACTCGCCATCGACGGCGAACCGTTCGAGCGGCCGCTGACCCACGACCTGCTCGTCGAGATGGTCGCGGAGTTCGGCGGCGCCATCGACCAGGTTCGCATCGACGACCTGGCCGACGGCACGTTCTACGCCAAGATCGACACCGAGCAGTATCTGGAGTCGGGACGCAAGGAGATTGTCTTCGACGCCCGCCCCTCCGATGGCATCGCCCTCGGTCTCCGCGTGGACTGCCCCATCGTCGTCTCCGACGAGGTCATCGACGCCGCCGGGCGGTCGCCCGACCAGTTCGACACCGGCGGGAGCGAGGAGTTCGGAGTATAGGGTGGCACCGGCGCGATGAGAAAGACTCTCGACCGTCCGTCCCCGACCTATCTCCAATGAGTTACGACTCGGTCATCTTCGACAACGACGGCGTCCTCTTGACGCTGACCGGGATGGACGCCCACCGGGACGGCGCCCGCGAGGCCTTCGCCCGTGTCGGCGTGGACGCGCCCGACCCGGACCACGTCGAGGCGATGAGTATCGGCGTGTCGGTGCCTCGACTCGAGTCGGTGTGTGCCCACTACGACGTCGACCCGGCGCGGTTCTGGCGAGCGAGGGACGCCGCCATCTCGGCCGCCCAGCGCGCCGCGATGACGGCGGGCGAGAAGCACCCCTACGACGACATCGACCGCCTCGATGCCCTCTCGGTCCCCCTCGGCGTCGTCTCGTCGAACCAGCAGGCGACCGTGGACTTCGCGTTCGACCACTTCGGCCTCGCCTCCCGGTTCGAGACCGTCCGCGCTCGCGAGCCGACCATCGAGAGTCTCCGACTGAAGAAACCACACCCCCACTACGTCGAGGCGGCGCTCGACGACCTCGGCGTCGACGACGCGCTGTTCGTCGGTGACAACGAGTCCGACGTCGAGGCGGCCCACCGCGCGGGTATCGACGCCGCGTTCATCCGGCGGCCCCACCGCGTCGACGCCGACCTCGATGTCGACCCCGAGTACGACGTCTGGGGACTCGAGGATGTGGTTCGTATCGCTGAGTGACAGGACGTATCTGACGGTTATCGGAGGGTATTCCGAGCGTTATTTTGCCGTACCTGGGACACATCTGGTAACTATACTGAAGTCAGGCTTTCCACCCCGAGCGCCCGATGCCGTGTATGGAGAAGTCGGCCGGGGGGCCACCACAGGATGGCGATAGCGATACGGACGACAGTGAGCAATCAGCGGCGGCGCGCGAGTCGCCGCCGGTCCTACTGGAGACGCTCGCGGCCCGGGTCCCCGAACCGGTCGTCGTCGTCGATTCGGACCTGCACATCGCGGTCGCGAACGACCGCCTCGCAGACCTGGTCGGCCTGTCGTCGTCCGTGCTCGTCGGCGAACCGGTGGGATGGCTCTTTCCGGGGGTGTCACAGACGGCCATCGAGGAGCACTGTCACACTGACACCGGCGAGTACCTCGTCTCGCGCAGCGACGGGGCGGGCGGAGGCGGCTGGGTGGAGCTGGCCTTCGACGAGCAGCGCTGGGACGACGAGCTGTTCTACTTCGGCGTCGTCCACGACGTGACCGACCGGCAGGAACACGAGCAGATGCTCGAACAGTACGAACGCATCGTCGAGACCATCGAAGACGGCGTCTACACGCTCGACGAGTCGTTCACCATCCAGACGGTCAACAGCGCCGTCGAGTCGATGACCGGGCACTCGACCGCGGACCTCGTCGGCGAGAGCGCGATGATACTGGCCGACGAGTCCACGCTCGAGGAGGCGGCGACGCTGGCCGAGCAGATGCAGTTCGGGGACCGTGAGGTGGGGACGATGACCACGGAACTGACGACGGCGAACGGGGGGACGATTCCCGTCGAGACGCGGTTCACGACGTACGACCTCGACGACGGCCGGTTCAGACAGGTGGGCGTCGTCCGCGACATCTCCGACCGGCGTCAGCTCGAACAGACGCTCGCGGCGCTCCACGACGCGACCCGCTATCTGCTCCAGGCCAAGACCAAATCCGAGGTGGCGGAGCACATCGTCGGGACGGCGACGGACGTCCTCGACCTGCCGGCGGCCTCGATGTACCTCTTTCACCCCGGCGAGAACGTCCTCCGACAGACGGCGCTGTCGGGCGCGAGCGACGGTGACCGGACCCGAGCCCGACTCGTCACGCCCGACAGCGGTCTCATCTGGGACGCGTTCGTCGACAACGAACAGATTTCCTTCGGCACGGGTACAGAGAGACCCCTCAGCGATGGGCTATCGACGCCCGAGTGGCCGGGTATCGCGCTCCCGCTCGACGACCACGGCGTCTTCCTCGTCCGGACCGACGAGGAACTCGAACCGCGTCTCCGCGAGATGGTCGAACTCCTCGCCGCCAGCGCCGAGGCCGCACTGGCGCGGGTCGACCGCGAGGTGACGCTCAGGCAACGCGAGTCCGAGCGACGGAGCCAGAACCGGGAACTGCGCCAGCTCAAGGAGGTCAACGCCATCATCAGGCGCATCGACCGGGTGCTGGTCGAGGCCGAGACGGTCGAAGCCATCGAACAGGCCGTCTGTGACCAGCTGGCGGCGTCCGAACTGTTCTCGCTCGCGTGGATCGGCCGCCAGGACGCCTCGACCCTCGTGGCGCGTTCCTGGGCCGGAGACTCCGCGAGCTATCTGGACAGCATCGACCTCACAATCGGCCCAGAGGACGGTCCGCCCGCCGTGCGCACGGCCCGTTCGGCGCAGATGACGGTGGTGCCGGCCATCGGTGATAGCCTCCGCGACGGCGCGTGGCGGACGGAGGCCATCTCCCGGGACTACCAGTCGGCCATCAGCGTCCCCCTGCAGTACGACGAGTTCGTCTACGGTGTGCTGACCGTCTACGCCGACCGCTCGGACGGCTTCCGCGAGATGCTCCAGTCGGTGTTCGCCGAACTCGGCGAGACCATCGCGAACGCCATCCGGGACGTCGAGTCCCGGAAGCGGGACGCGGCCGACACCGTCCTCGAGCTCGAACTCTCGCTCGGTGAGACCGACGCCCTGCTCGCCCAGCTCGCCGATTCGCTGGGCGTCACCGTCACCTGCGACGGGGCCGTGCCACACGACGACGACTCGACGCGGTTGTTCATCGAGGTCGACGGGGCCCCGGACGTCGACGTGGTCGAGACCATCGCGTCGATGGTCAGCGTCGACTCCGTCACCGACCTCTCGGTGGACGGCGAGACCGGCCGCTACGAGCTCATCGTGGACGGGCCGACGGTGGCCGGGACGCTGAACGAGCTCGCGGCGAACCTCTCGTCGCTCGAGGCGACGTCGGCCGGCATCGAGGTGACGCTCCACCTGACGACGGACGTCGACGTCAGGGAGTTCATCGAACGACTCCGCCGCCGGTATCCCGACACGCAACTCGTCGCGCGGCGCGAGAAGACCGTCCCGCACCGGGCACACGACGGCATCCGCGCGTCGCTCGAAGAGCGCCTGACCGACCGACAACTCGAGGTGCTGCGGACGTCGTACCTGAGCGGCTTCTTCGACTGGCCGCGCAAGAGCACCGGCCAGGACGTCGCCGCGATGCTCGACGTCTCCCAGCCGACGGTCAATCGGCACCTGCGGGTGAGCGAGCGCAAGCTCCTCGAACTCCTCTTCGACGACGTCTGAGAGACGCTCCGGCCGGGAGCTATACGTATACGGCCACCGGTCGGCGCGCTGAATCTGATTAGCCGGAATCTGTTTTTCGGTATCCTCGGTACGTGAGAACGTCGAATTACGAATGACCGATACTACACTCGTCTACCGACCCTCACCGAACGAAACGCTCTCTGACACCGTCGTCCGTGCCGTCGCGGACGTCAAGGACGTCGACCCCCTCGACCTGGACGCCCGGGTCTACGACGCTGTCGACCCCGACGCCCTCGACCGGCTGTTCACGCCCACCGGAGACGGGTCGGCGCGGGAGGGGATGGTCGCCTTCCCGATGGCGGGCTGTCGCGTCGAGGTACAGAGCGACCACGCCGTTCGGGTGACGCCGCCTCAGGCAGACCGACTGTCGGCCGAAGTTCGTGCCTGAGTTCCCGTCTCACGTTCTGTAGTCGTTCTCGCAGCGGAGTAATCGCGTGTTACCAATCGAGACGCCCGCACTGCGAGGGCTGCCGAATTGGGTCCTCTCGAGTTCGCCGCTGACCCTCTTTCTTCGACTCAGTATGAGTATCTTACCGAACTTCAAACTGGTACGTATCTACAGTGACTCTGTTACGAGTTGGCACGTATCTGATTGTCACTGGTCTGGATATCGTACGAATCCCCTTACGTCGGAAGCCGACAGGAGCAGACATGGGATGCGCAAGCGATGTGCTGGGACGTCTGCCACCTGTCGTTCACGACAGCGTAGTGTCGCGTTTTAACACGGCATTACCAGTACTCAAACGGACGGTACTAGTGGATTACCAGCGGGGTATCCGCCGTCGCGGGTCGCCTGTCGACAGGGGGCTCGGAAGATGAGCACCGACAGCCGACGCGCCGAGAGCCCGGAGTTCTTCGACCGGATTCAGCGAGTGACGCTGCCCGACCGCGTGCGGGAACTCGTCGACGAGTACGACCGGGTCTGTGGCGAGCGCGACCGCTTCCTCTGGCGGTGGATCTACTCGCTGTTCCCCGAGTTCACGCTCTCGTCGGTCGACTCCCACCACGCCGAGCACGTGCGCACGCAGAAGATGGTACTGACGATGTACGTCACTGTCCTCGACGACCTGGTCGAGAACCACGGGGACCGTGAGACCTTCGAGGAGGCCCGTCGCCTCGTGCAGGCCCCCTCGACCGTCGACCCCGAACGGGCCACCGTCGACGAGGCGTACTTCACGTTCATCGAACGGCTCTGGGCGGAGTTCACTGTGGGGCTCGAAGACGCTCCCCGCCGCGAGGAGTTCGAGGACGTCTTCGCCTACGACAGCAAACAGACGCTGAACGCGATGGACTACAGCGCCGTCGTCAACGAGAACCCCAGAATCGCGAACCTGAACGGCGCCGAGCGCTACGACGCGCACAACATGGTCATGTTCCCGTACGCCGACGTCGACCTGATGTACTCGCCGACCTTTGACCTCGCCGACTACGGGACGCTCCGCGACATCCTCTGGGACCTCCAGGAGATGGCCCGCATCGGCAACTGGCTCACGACCTGGGAGCGCGAGGTCAGGGAGGACGACTTCACCGCCGGCATCGTCGTCCTCGCCCTGCAGGAGGGCATCGTCACGCCCGACGAGCTCTCGGGAACCCCCGAACAGAAAGAGGCGGTCATCGACCGCATCAAGGACCAGCGCATCGAACAGGTGTTCCGCGACCGCTGGGCCGACCGGTACCGCGCGGTCCGTGACCGAAAGGCCGAGGCCGACAGCGTGGACCTCGACGCCCTCGTCTCGGGGATGGAGACGGTGTTCGAGTACCACGTCGAGAGTCGCGGTTTCAAGTAGTCGACCCGGGACTCTGACGGCCCAGCCGTTCGGTGAGACGGGTCGGTTCGGGTGCTGCAGTATGTTTTATTGTAGATTGAAATGAATTATCGTAGTGGTGACGTTCGTCGTCGAGCGAACGACAGTTACCTATGAGTGAGAACAAACCACACCAGAACCTGGCCATCATCGGTCACGTCGACCACGGGAAGAGCACGCTCGTCGGACGACTCCTCTTCGAGACGGGAAGCATCCCCGAGCACATCATCGAGCAGCACCGTGAGGAAGCCGAAGAGAAGGGCAAGGGCGGCTTCGAGTTCGCCTACGTCATGGACAACCTCGCCGAGGAACGCGAACGCGGACTGACGATCGACATCGCCCACCAGAAGTTCGACACGGACACGTACTACTTCACTATCGTGGACACGCCCGGCCACCGCGACTTCGTGAAGAACATGATCACTGGCGCGAGCCAGGCCGACCACGCCGTCCTCGTCGTCGCGGCCGACGACGGGGTCCAGCCACAGACCCGCGAGCACGTCTTCCTCTCGCGGACGCTGGGTATCGAGGAACTCGTCGTCGCCGTCAACAAGATGGACATGGTCAACTACGACGAGGACCGGTTCCGGGAGGTCGTCGAGGAAGTCAAGGAACTGCTGAACCAGGTCCGGTTCGCGACCGAGGACGCCTCCTTCCTGCCGATCTCGGCGTTCGAGGGTGACAACATCGCCGAACCGTCCGAGAACACGCCGTGGTACGACGGGAAGACGCTCCTGGAGACGCTGAACGACCTGCCCGAGCCACAGCCGCCGACGGACGCCCCCCTGCGGCTGCCGATACAGGACGTCTACACTATCTCCGGCATCGGGACCGTCCCTGTCGGTCGCGTCGAGACGGGTATCCTCAACACCGGCGACAACGTCTCGTTCCAGCCGTCTGACGTCGCTGGTGAGGTCAAGACCATCGAGATGCACCACGAGGAGGTCCCGCAGGCCGGCCCCGGCGACAACGTCGGGTTCAACGTCCGTGGCGTCGGCAAGGACGACATCCGCCGGGGCGACGTCTGTGGCCCCGCCGACGACCCGCCGTCGGTCGCCGAGACGTTCCAGGCCCAGATCGTCGTGATGCAACACCCGTCGGTCATCACGCCGGGCTACACGCCGGTCTTCCACGCCCACACCGCACAGGTCGCCTGTACGTTCGAGTCGCTGGACCAGAAGCTCGACCCAGCCTCCGGCGAGGTCGAAGAAGAGAACCCGGATTTCATCGAGAACGGGGATGCCGCGGTCGTCACGATTCGTCCGCAGAAGCCACTCAGTGTCGAGCCGTCGTCGGAGATTCCGGAACTGGGCTCCTTCGCCATCCGCGACATGGGTCAGACCATCGCCGCCGGCAAAGTCCTCAGCGTCACCGAACGCTGAGCACCTCGTCATCGGTCGCCGTCCGGTGACGTGGTCGCCGAGACACGGGTCCCTGTCTCCCTCCGAACGCAGCGGTGCCGGGACGCCTGCTCCGTTGCCGGGTGCGCCCTCAGAGTA
This DNA window, taken from Haloarcula ordinaria, encodes the following:
- a CDS encoding bifunctional nuclease family protein; the protein is MEHEATVQGVGVGVSDEGTGTPVVLLRARGEIIPIFVSTDQAQSMQLAIDGEPFERPLTHDLLVEMVAEFGGAIDQVRIDDLADGTFYAKIDTEQYLESGRKEIVFDARPSDGIALGLRVDCPIVVSDEVIDAAGRSPDQFDTGGSEEFGV
- a CDS encoding terpene synthase family protein; its protein translation is MSTDSRRAESPEFFDRIQRVTLPDRVRELVDEYDRVCGERDRFLWRWIYSLFPEFTLSSVDSHHAEHVRTQKMVLTMYVTVLDDLVENHGDRETFEEARRLVQAPSTVDPERATVDEAYFTFIERLWAEFTVGLEDAPRREEFEDVFAYDSKQTLNAMDYSAVVNENPRIANLNGAERYDAHNMVMFPYADVDLMYSPTFDLADYGTLRDILWDLQEMARIGNWLTTWEREVREDDFTAGIVVLALQEGIVTPDELSGTPEQKEAVIDRIKDQRIEQVFRDRWADRYRAVRDRKAEADSVDLDALVSGMETVFEYHVESRGFK
- a CDS encoding prefoldin subunit beta, which gives rise to MQGNLPPEAQEKLEELQDLQETAQQVATQKQQAESQLKESETALDELDDIDEDTTMYREVGELLVKTEFDEARDDLEEKVSNLEVRVETLEKQEQRVQEQFEDLQGELQQMLGGGPAGGPGAGA
- a CDS encoding bacterio-opsin activator domain-containing protein → MEKSAGGPPQDGDSDTDDSEQSAAARESPPVLLETLAARVPEPVVVVDSDLHIAVANDRLADLVGLSSSVLVGEPVGWLFPGVSQTAIEEHCHTDTGEYLVSRSDGAGGGGWVELAFDEQRWDDELFYFGVVHDVTDRQEHEQMLEQYERIVETIEDGVYTLDESFTIQTVNSAVESMTGHSTADLVGESAMILADESTLEEAATLAEQMQFGDREVGTMTTELTTANGGTIPVETRFTTYDLDDGRFRQVGVVRDISDRRQLEQTLAALHDATRYLLQAKTKSEVAEHIVGTATDVLDLPAASMYLFHPGENVLRQTALSGASDGDRTRARLVTPDSGLIWDAFVDNEQISFGTGTERPLSDGLSTPEWPGIALPLDDHGVFLVRTDEELEPRLREMVELLAASAEAALARVDREVTLRQRESERRSQNRELRQLKEVNAIIRRIDRVLVEAETVEAIEQAVCDQLAASELFSLAWIGRQDASTLVARSWAGDSASYLDSIDLTIGPEDGPPAVRTARSAQMTVVPAIGDSLRDGAWRTEAISRDYQSAISVPLQYDEFVYGVLTVYADRSDGFREMLQSVFAELGETIANAIRDVESRKRDAADTVLELELSLGETDALLAQLADSLGVTVTCDGAVPHDDDSTRLFIEVDGAPDVDVVETIASMVSVDSVTDLSVDGETGRYELIVDGPTVAGTLNELAANLSSLEATSAGIEVTLHLTTDVDVREFIERLRRRYPDTQLVARREKTVPHRAHDGIRASLEERLTDRQLEVLRTSYLSGFFDWPRKSTGQDVAAMLDVSQPTVNRHLRVSERKLLELLFDDV
- the tuf gene encoding translation elongation factor EF-1 subunit alpha produces the protein MSENKPHQNLAIIGHVDHGKSTLVGRLLFETGSIPEHIIEQHREEAEEKGKGGFEFAYVMDNLAEERERGLTIDIAHQKFDTDTYYFTIVDTPGHRDFVKNMITGASQADHAVLVVAADDGVQPQTREHVFLSRTLGIEELVVAVNKMDMVNYDEDRFREVVEEVKELLNQVRFATEDASFLPISAFEGDNIAEPSENTPWYDGKTLLETLNDLPEPQPPTDAPLRLPIQDVYTISGIGTVPVGRVETGILNTGDNVSFQPSDVAGEVKTIEMHHEEVPQAGPGDNVGFNVRGVGKDDIRRGDVCGPADDPPSVAETFQAQIVVMQHPSVITPGYTPVFHAHTAQVACTFESLDQKLDPASGEVEEENPDFIENGDAAVVTIRPQKPLSVEPSSEIPELGSFAIRDMGQTIAAGKVLSVTER
- a CDS encoding HAD family hydrolase; the encoded protein is MSYDSVIFDNDGVLLTLTGMDAHRDGAREAFARVGVDAPDPDHVEAMSIGVSVPRLESVCAHYDVDPARFWRARDAAISAAQRAAMTAGEKHPYDDIDRLDALSVPLGVVSSNQQATVDFAFDHFGLASRFETVRAREPTIESLRLKKPHPHYVEAALDDLGVDDALFVGDNESDVEAAHRAGIDAAFIRRPHRVDADLDVDPEYDVWGLEDVVRIAE
- a CDS encoding HalOD1 output domain-containing protein, whose translation is MTDTTLVYRPSPNETLSDTVVRAVADVKDVDPLDLDARVYDAVDPDALDRLFTPTGDGSAREGMVAFPMAGCRVEVQSDHAVRVTPPQADRLSAEVRA
- a CDS encoding DUF3194 domain-containing protein, with product MPTDDEVVEAAAEAAESVVFSRYGKSEVDDLDVTVTFEDAVLDVAVYVNAPESRLDEQQVADDAALAARSAVDDLFAEE